From Skermanella sp. TT6, a single genomic window includes:
- a CDS encoding XrtA/PEP-CTERM system-associated ATPase → MFEDFYNLTGSPFKLGPDHRFFFPSRNHDKALSYLRYGLQQDEGFIVVTGDIGAGKTTLVSQLFAELDRKRFLAAQIVTSNIDADDVIRMILSAFGVTPRSTDKAGLLRAFESFLLSQYRSGRRVLLVVDEAQNLPLQTIEELRMLSNFTVEGGSLFQSFLVGQPQFKDVLADPALEQFRQRVIASYHLGPLSEEETAEYVRHRLRLVGWNEDPAIDAEAFALIHRHSGGIPRRINTLCSRLLLFGALEGLHAIDAPAVEAVVADLNTEVTEAPAGGGRRAAAPAGTAGGEVAALLASLDERLGRLERLAETVNSHDRTLRHLLETAMGYLAVNAAGTAWNGSAAGIAREADDDRA, encoded by the coding sequence ATGTTCGAGGATTTCTACAACCTGACCGGATCGCCCTTCAAGCTGGGGCCGGACCACCGGTTCTTCTTCCCGAGCCGGAACCACGACAAGGCCCTGTCCTACCTCCGGTACGGATTGCAGCAGGACGAGGGTTTCATCGTGGTGACCGGCGACATCGGAGCCGGCAAGACGACCCTGGTCAGCCAGCTGTTCGCCGAACTGGACCGGAAGCGGTTCCTGGCGGCGCAGATCGTGACCAGCAACATCGATGCCGACGACGTGATCCGCATGATCCTGTCGGCCTTCGGGGTGACGCCCCGGTCCACCGACAAGGCGGGGCTGCTGCGCGCGTTCGAGAGTTTCCTGCTGTCCCAGTACCGGTCCGGGCGCCGGGTCCTGCTGGTGGTCGACGAGGCCCAGAACCTGCCGCTCCAGACGATCGAGGAGCTGCGCATGCTGTCGAACTTCACGGTCGAGGGCGGATCGCTGTTCCAGAGCTTCCTGGTCGGGCAGCCCCAATTCAAGGACGTGCTGGCGGATCCGGCGCTGGAGCAGTTCCGCCAGCGGGTGATCGCCTCCTACCATCTCGGCCCGCTGTCGGAGGAGGAGACGGCCGAGTATGTCCGGCACCGCCTGCGCCTGGTCGGCTGGAACGAGGATCCCGCGATCGACGCCGAGGCCTTCGCGCTGATCCACCGGCACAGCGGCGGCATCCCGCGCCGGATCAACACCCTGTGCAGCCGGCTGCTGCTGTTCGGCGCGCTGGAGGGGCTCCACGCGATCGACGCGCCCGCGGTCGAGGCCGTGGTCGCCGACCTGAACACCGAGGTGACCGAGGCGCCCGCCGGCGGCGGGAGAAGGGCGGCCGCCCCGGCGGGGACGGCCGGCGGCGAGGTGGCGGCCCTGCTGGCGAGCCTGGACGAGCGGCTGGGCCGGCTGGAAAGGCTGGCCGAGACGGTAAACTCCCACGACCGGACCTTGCGCCACCTGCTGGAGACGGCGATGGGCTACCTCGCGGTGAACG
- a CDS encoding XrtA system polysaccharide chain length determinant, giving the protein MNDLTLNLKDLLRHYASETWARRWWVVGIVWLVSLAGWLVVAKLPDSYSASARVYVDTQSLLNPLMKGMTVRPDVEQQVEIMRRTLISRPNLEQLLRLTDLDLTVQSEGAREALLTDLERRIRFYGEGRQIFSIQFEDSDPRLAHSVVQSILQIFVEQNVGDNRRDIERTRRFIDTQIADYEKRLRDSEAAVSDFRRINSEELRYKDVVNGRLQTAEFDIRQLENQLQSTTWQRDQLRAQLAGTPETLAAADAAQAAAALAATPAGQRLEQLRQQLTDMRLRYTDQNPSVANLRRMIQQAEADVRRQSTSSSVPNPMRGQLEAEIQRLDSEIGGLNRRLELRNDELAQLRARQNEVPAVELQLAQMNRDYGVLRQNYEQLIERRESIRMAERLDSQTTNVDFRVVDPPVVPNRPSGPNRMLLFGGVLAAAFAAALGVVFVLIQLKDSFTNVNTLRDTFNLPVLGNVSMVESPHRSRWRLLEVSALGGSVAVLLVVFAGLMMLYQPGAPKPTLSGLAGGLFERGET; this is encoded by the coding sequence ATGAATGACCTGACCCTCAACCTCAAAGACCTGCTGCGCCACTACGCCTCCGAGACCTGGGCACGGCGCTGGTGGGTGGTCGGCATCGTCTGGCTGGTCAGCCTGGCGGGCTGGCTGGTCGTGGCCAAGCTCCCGGACAGCTACAGCGCCAGCGCGCGCGTCTATGTCGATACCCAGAGCCTGCTGAACCCGCTGATGAAGGGCATGACCGTCCGGCCCGACGTGGAGCAGCAGGTCGAGATCATGCGGCGCACCCTGATCTCCCGGCCCAACCTGGAACAGCTGCTCCGGCTGACCGACCTGGACCTGACGGTCCAGAGCGAGGGTGCCCGCGAGGCCTTGCTGACCGACCTGGAGCGGCGGATCAGGTTCTACGGCGAAGGCCGGCAGATCTTCAGCATCCAGTTCGAGGACAGCGACCCGAGGCTCGCCCACTCCGTCGTGCAGTCCATCCTCCAGATCTTCGTCGAGCAGAATGTCGGCGACAACCGGCGCGACATCGAACGCACGCGGCGCTTCATCGATACCCAGATCGCCGACTACGAGAAGCGGCTGAGGGACTCGGAAGCCGCCGTGTCGGACTTCCGCCGCATCAACTCGGAGGAGCTGCGCTACAAGGACGTCGTCAACGGCCGGCTCCAGACGGCGGAATTCGACATCCGCCAGCTCGAGAACCAGCTCCAGTCTACGACCTGGCAGCGCGACCAGCTGCGCGCCCAGCTCGCCGGGACGCCGGAAACGCTCGCCGCGGCCGACGCCGCCCAGGCCGCCGCGGCCCTGGCGGCGACGCCGGCCGGCCAGCGGCTGGAACAGCTCCGCCAGCAGCTCACCGACATGCGGCTGCGCTATACCGACCAGAACCCGTCGGTCGCCAATCTCCGCCGCATGATCCAGCAGGCCGAAGCGGATGTCCGCCGGCAGTCCACCTCCAGCTCGGTGCCCAATCCGATGCGCGGGCAGCTGGAAGCCGAGATCCAGCGCCTCGACTCCGAGATCGGCGGCCTGAACCGCCGGCTGGAGCTGCGCAACGACGAGCTGGCCCAGTTGCGCGCCCGGCAGAACGAGGTTCCCGCCGTGGAACTCCAGCTCGCCCAGATGAACCGCGACTACGGCGTGCTCAGGCAGAACTACGAGCAGCTGATCGAGCGGCGCGAGTCGATCCGGATGGCGGAGCGGCTGGACAGCCAGACCACCAACGTCGATTTCCGCGTGGTCGATCCGCCGGTCGTGCCGAACCGGCCGAGCGGGCCGAACCGGATGCTGCTGTTCGGCGGCGTCCTGGCGGCGGCCTTCGCGGCGGCCCTGGGCGTCGTGTTCGTGCTGATCCAGCTGAAGGACAGCTTCACGAACGTCAATACGCTCCGCGACACCTTCAACCTGCCGGTGCTGGGCAACGTCAGCATGGTCGAGTCGCCCCACCGCAGCCGTTGGCGGCTGCTGGAGGTGTCGGCCCTGGGCGGGTCGGTCGCGGTGCTGCTGGTCGTGTTCGCCGGCCTGATGATGCTGTACCAGCCGGGAGCGCCGAAGCCGACGCTGTCCGGGCTGGCCGGCGGGCTGTTCGAGCGCGGCGAGACCTGA
- a CDS encoding XrtA/PEP-CTERM system exopolysaccharide export protein — protein MTAFASAFLAAAGLAACSSADNPPAPGTVQVQQPTTPDYRIGPLDTIQIYVWQSPEFSVTVPVRPDGRISTPLIEDLEATGKTPTQLARDIEDKLKVYVQDPLVTVIVSGFAGPFDQQVRVVGEAIQPRAIPYRANMTMLDVMIEVGGLTEFASGNRAVLARGGGTSSEKATFNVRLDDLLRDGDIRANVPVLPGDVIIIPQSWF, from the coding sequence GTGACGGCATTCGCGTCGGCGTTCCTGGCCGCGGCCGGCCTGGCGGCCTGCTCGTCCGCCGACAACCCGCCGGCCCCCGGCACGGTCCAGGTCCAGCAGCCGACCACGCCCGACTATCGCATCGGGCCGCTCGACACGATCCAGATCTATGTGTGGCAGAGCCCGGAATTCTCGGTCACGGTCCCGGTGCGTCCCGACGGCCGGATCTCGACCCCGCTGATCGAGGATCTGGAGGCGACGGGCAAGACGCCGACCCAACTGGCCCGGGACATCGAGGACAAGCTGAAGGTCTATGTCCAGGACCCGCTGGTGACGGTGATCGTCAGCGGCTTCGCCGGCCCGTTCGACCAGCAGGTCCGGGTCGTCGGCGAGGCGATCCAGCCCCGCGCCATCCCCTACCGCGCCAACATGACGATGCTCGACGTCATGATCGAGGTCGGCGGCCTGACCGAGTTCGCCTCGGGCAACCGGGCCGTGCTGGCGCGCGGCGGCGGCACGAGTTCCGAGAAGGCCACCTTCAACGTTCGGCTGGACGATCTGCTGCGCGACGGCGACATCCGGGCCAACGTGCCGGTGCTGCCCGGCGATGTGATCATCATCCCGCAAAGCTGGTTCTGA
- a CDS encoding TIGR03016 family PEP-CTERM system-associated outer membrane protein, whose product MTYRTERRRALLPAAALLAFTQALGPASVLPARAANIQAQRNAGFDVTITDNVNLEPDDRADAALILSPFAGVNVRGEGGRADFIFDYRLTLDTTLSKNSDVNVRNDFIGFGTAELVDDMLFVDVTGSASQPLIDPGGRTSTNASVGRGNRTQVVGGSISPYLLNRFGNLAESELRYRYSYTFVGKDEIGDSTTSEARARLSTGPVFSRVALDAIAEYENTDSESRTGDIERSTYRLNGQYAVSRRFFLLASGGYETIETNSLNDDPDGPIWYVGFLTRPGPRTELRVTYGERYGEPDYNGSLTYRITPRLTFQAGYVHVLETTQRQFSSFQLAVDPSGQLIDPVTNLPVDITDTDPGFGLRTEAFIASRFQTSLVGNYDRNTVTLAGTAEEREYDIRPDERYLSARLGWTRRLSPGTNLFTGVGWRRTENDGNAAGTAAAPVAGILGPAAPESDTFSARVALTHSLAKDVFGSVALGRTQRVADDEADEYTENSLTFGVRIVF is encoded by the coding sequence ATGACCTACCGAACGGAACGTCGGCGGGCGCTGCTTCCCGCCGCCGCGCTGCTGGCTTTCACCCAGGCCCTGGGTCCCGCGTCGGTTCTCCCCGCCCGGGCCGCCAACATCCAGGCTCAACGGAACGCCGGGTTCGACGTCACGATCACCGACAACGTCAACCTGGAGCCGGACGACCGGGCGGACGCGGCCCTGATCCTGTCGCCCTTCGCCGGAGTCAACGTGCGCGGGGAAGGCGGCCGGGCCGATTTCATCTTCGACTACCGGCTGACCCTGGACACCACCCTGTCGAAGAACAGCGACGTCAACGTGCGCAACGATTTCATCGGCTTCGGCACCGCCGAGCTGGTCGATGACATGCTGTTCGTCGACGTCACCGGGTCGGCCAGCCAGCCGCTGATCGATCCGGGCGGGCGGACCTCGACCAACGCGTCGGTCGGGCGCGGCAACCGGACCCAGGTGGTCGGCGGCTCGATCAGCCCCTACCTGCTGAACCGCTTCGGCAACCTCGCGGAGAGCGAGCTGCGCTACCGCTATTCCTATACCTTCGTGGGTAAGGACGAGATCGGCGACAGCACGACCAGCGAGGCCCGGGCCCGGCTGTCCACCGGACCCGTGTTCTCGCGCGTGGCGCTCGACGCCATCGCGGAATACGAGAACACCGACTCGGAGAGCCGGACCGGCGACATCGAGCGCTCGACCTACCGGCTGAACGGGCAGTACGCGGTTTCCCGCCGGTTCTTCCTGCTCGCCTCCGGCGGATACGAGACGATCGAGACCAACTCCCTGAACGACGACCCCGACGGGCCGATCTGGTACGTGGGCTTCCTGACCCGGCCGGGGCCGCGTACCGAGCTGCGGGTGACCTATGGCGAACGCTACGGCGAGCCCGACTACAACGGCTCCCTGACCTACCGGATCACCCCGCGGCTGACCTTCCAGGCCGGCTACGTGCACGTGCTGGAGACGACCCAGCGCCAGTTCAGCAGCTTCCAGCTCGCGGTGGACCCGTCGGGCCAGCTGATCGATCCGGTCACCAACCTGCCGGTGGACATCACCGACACCGACCCGGGTTTCGGCCTGCGCACGGAAGCCTTCATCGCCAGCCGGTTCCAGACCTCCCTGGTCGGGAACTACGACCGCAACACGGTGACCCTGGCCGGTACGGCCGAGGAGCGCGAATACGACATCCGCCCGGACGAGCGCTACCTGTCGGCCCGCCTGGGCTGGACCCGGCGGCTGTCGCCCGGGACCAACCTGTTCACCGGGGTCGGCTGGCGCCGCACCGAGAACGACGGCAACGCCGCCGGAACCGCCGCCGCACCGGTCGCCGGCATCCTGGGTCCCGCGGCACCCGAGAGCGACACCTTCAGCGCCCGCGTCGCGTTGACCCATTCACTCGCCAAGGACGTTTTCGGAAGCGTGGCGCTCGGCCGCACCCAGCGCGTGGCCGACGACGAGGCCGACGAATACACCGAGAACTCCTTGACCTTTGGCGTACGGATCGTGTTCTGA
- a CDS encoding FkbM family methyltransferase, whose amino-acid sequence MKSLADRVKLAILSSSFLRYHCRFDIADAAAGLKIPVIDGQGLGNLTGHEPIVERMVARLLDLRAGCFVDVGANFGQTLLKVARHDRRRAYVGFEVQPLCLHYLDQLISINRLDTFKILPIGLSDADRFATMTSEHPGDPRATTVQGFWPPDWQPHARLVPLRVGDAVIEELGLDDVGILKVDVEGAEADVLDGLERTVRRHRPYVLIEILPYTVDPIGRDGPVAAGIRDRRTAAVERLLRQNRNRGYRSFRMMPDAGLLETADYDVPYHPDNCNYLFVPEERVGEVTGNGESAPGVDMGRGLVQPVGSRSD is encoded by the coding sequence ATGAAGAGCCTCGCCGATCGTGTCAAGCTGGCGATCCTGTCGTCGTCCTTCCTGCGCTACCATTGCCGGTTCGATATCGCCGACGCCGCCGCCGGATTGAAGATCCCGGTGATCGACGGCCAGGGGCTGGGCAACCTGACCGGCCACGAACCGATCGTCGAACGCATGGTCGCGCGGCTGCTCGACCTGCGCGCGGGCTGCTTCGTCGACGTGGGCGCCAATTTCGGCCAGACGCTGCTCAAGGTCGCCCGCCACGATCGCCGGCGCGCCTATGTCGGGTTCGAGGTCCAGCCCCTGTGCCTGCACTATCTCGACCAGCTGATCTCGATCAATCGGCTCGACACGTTCAAGATCCTGCCGATCGGGCTGTCGGACGCCGACCGTTTCGCCACCATGACCAGCGAGCATCCGGGCGACCCGCGCGCCACCACGGTCCAGGGGTTCTGGCCGCCGGACTGGCAGCCGCACGCGCGCCTGGTTCCGCTCCGGGTCGGCGACGCCGTGATCGAGGAACTGGGCCTGGACGATGTCGGCATCCTGAAGGTGGACGTCGAGGGCGCCGAGGCCGACGTGCTGGACGGGCTGGAGCGCACGGTCCGGCGCCACCGCCCCTATGTCCTGATCGAGATCCTGCCCTACACGGTCGATCCGATCGGCCGGGACGGCCCGGTGGCGGCCGGGATCCGGGACCGGCGCACCGCGGCGGTCGAACGCCTGCTGCGCCAGAACAGGAACCGGGGCTACCGCTCGTTCCGCATGATGCCCGACGCCGGATTGCTCGAGACCGCCGACTACGACGTGCCCTACCATCCAGACAACTGCAACTACCTGTTCGTGCCCGAGGAACGGGTCGGGGAGGTGACGGGTAACGGCGAGTCCGCCCCCGGGGTGGACATGGGCAGAGGCCTTGTCCAACCGGTGGGTTCCCGATCGGATTGA
- a CDS encoding P-loop NTPase: MDLIHRAVQQSSAARRGNIVEPPRADPSPRLAPAASPAWEPREAVEISIDPARLREMGMIHPGDRRSRLAEEMRLLKRRLIQKLNPMEADAEGRTNLVMVTSAVPGEGKSFISLNLALSFVADEHFDVLLIDADAMRPSILRMLGLPPARGLSDLLLEPDLDPSEVLLRDPGMRLTILPSGGEVPSATDLYSSPAMKELVGRLARSQRNRIVILDAPPVLATTEPVVLSHIVDQVLLVVEANRTAHSQVQHALDLLEPCDNVNLILNKSAAGKTSEHFGSYYSGYDKASYGGRGPGRSAGPAAEEKA; encoded by the coding sequence ATGGACCTGATCCACAGAGCGGTGCAGCAGTCGAGCGCGGCCCGGCGCGGCAACATCGTCGAACCGCCCCGGGCCGATCCGAGCCCGCGGCTCGCTCCGGCGGCGTCCCCCGCCTGGGAGCCGCGCGAGGCCGTGGAGATCTCGATCGACCCGGCCCGGCTGCGCGAGATGGGCATGATCCATCCGGGCGACCGCCGGTCGCGGCTGGCCGAGGAGATGCGGCTGCTGAAGCGGCGGCTGATCCAGAAGCTGAACCCGATGGAAGCCGACGCGGAGGGACGCACCAACCTGGTGATGGTGACCAGCGCCGTGCCCGGCGAGGGCAAGAGCTTCATCTCGCTGAACCTGGCGCTCAGCTTCGTGGCCGACGAGCATTTCGACGTGCTGCTGATCGACGCCGACGCGATGCGGCCGAGCATCCTGCGGATGCTGGGCCTGCCGCCGGCGCGCGGGCTGTCCGACCTGCTGCTGGAGCCGGACCTGGACCCGTCGGAGGTCCTGCTCCGCGACCCGGGGATGCGGCTGACCATCCTGCCGTCGGGCGGCGAGGTGCCGTCCGCCACCGATCTCTACAGCAGCCCGGCCATGAAGGAGCTGGTCGGCCGGCTGGCGCGGTCCCAGCGCAACCGCATCGTGATCCTGGACGCTCCGCCGGTGCTCGCCACCACCGAGCCGGTCGTGCTGTCCCACATCGTCGACCAGGTCCTGCTGGTGGTCGAGGCGAACCGGACCGCTCATTCCCAGGTGCAGCACGCCCTGGATCTGTTGGAACCCTGCGACAACGTCAACCTGATCCTCAACAAGTCGGCCGCCGGCAAGACCAGCGAGCATTTCGGCTCCTATTACAGCGGCTACGACAAGGCGTCCTACGGCGGGCGCGGCCCTGGCAGATCCGCAGGCCCCGCCGCCGAAGAGAAGGCCTGA